The Bubalus bubalis isolate 160015118507 breed Murrah chromosome 2, NDDB_SH_1, whole genome shotgun sequence genome includes the window TCTCAAGAGTAAAACCAGGGATTTCAAAATTTAAACTAGCAATTGTCATGCTAATAATTTTTTCCAAACAATTTCAGTTTGAAATttcatcatattaaaaagaaagaagaaaaaaggaaaaaggaaggcagAGAGCTGTTTGAACTTATAACTCAGAATCTGCAACCGGCCCAAAACCATTTCAGCTTCTTTCTTCTGTGATCTCCTATGTAGCTCACAAAAACAACTTTAGCTTCCTATAAGcttcaaatttgtttttaaaaatgagaaagtaaataGAAAATCTGGATCTTTATCTTTATCATCAGACTTTGATTCAGTTCTCAATGGATGAGGTTCAGAGAAGACATGTTTCTATCATTTGAAAgtaattttcatttgttctttcactCTCTTAGAGCATATAGTGTAAATATATAGTTAtacataatcatttattttaagtttaagctgttttgtgctttaaaaagttttttttcctaaACTATGTTTTTCCCCCGATTTCTTATTGTTTGACTAAAGTGCTAATCCTCCTTCAATTTTAATTGTCAAAGTCACTTTCTCCAAGTGGCATTATCTGAATTCTTCAATCAAAATTAGGACCCATGTACCTATATTTGAATAGTACTCCATTTCTAGCATAAGTTATGGTGCATGACTACATATTTATTTGTCATCTGTCTCCAATATCAAATCTGCCAAAAGGCAGGAACCACTTCTGCTTGATTTATACTatgtaaatgtattatttaatatattaaatattatgtacTCATGTATGATGAACAAGTCTCTGGTCAGGTTTTTTCCTAATTCACAGTTCTACCTTCATATTCTATATTTTGGTTGTGaagttctttcattttgttgCAATGATGGTGACTTTATGAAGAGAAGAGATGACTTTTGTGTTCAAATACAATGATTAGCGgaacaaaatcataaaattttgctttcttttttttttttgcccaggaGAATTCAATGATTCTGCTGCATCTGAGATGTTCATATTTCACAATGGAGGTGTACAAATTTTATGCAAATACCCTGATACTGTTCGACAATTTAAAATGCAGTTGCTGAAAGGGGATAATGTACTCTGTGATCTCACTAAGACTAAGGGAAATGAAGACACGGTATCCATCAGGAATCTGAATGTCTGTAAATTTCAGTTATCCAATAATagtgtctctttttttctatataatttgGACAGTTCTTATGCCAGCTATTACATCTGCAAATTGTCAATTTTTGATCCTCCTCCTTTTCAAGTAGATAT containing:
- the ICOS gene encoding inducible T-cell costimulator isoform X2 — its product is MFIFHNGGVQILCKYPDTVRQFKMQLLKGDNVLCDLTKTKGNEDTVSIRNLNVCKFQLSNNSVSFFLYNLDSSYASYYICKLSIFDPPPFQVDILSREYLNIYESELCCQLKFWLPIGCAAFVIVCVFGCVLMYWLTKKKYPTSVHDPNSEYMFMAAVNTAKKPAPTDVTRNLELPGTQA